Proteins encoded together in one Lutra lutra chromosome 4, mLutLut1.2, whole genome shotgun sequence window:
- the ALKAL1 gene encoding ALK and LTK ligand 1 — MRPAKPGAPLSTLLLLVLVLPLPGAYGRPRSGRGAYAADQEPKSWLFLPAARAGRAPNASRNTEIFPRDLNLKDKFIKHFTGPVTFSAECSKHFHRLYHNTRDCSTPAYYKRCARLLTRLAVSPLCSQT; from the exons ATGCGGCCAGCTaagccaggcgccccactgtcCACGCTCCTCCTGCTCGTTCTGGTTTTGCCCCTGCCTGGGGCCTACGGGAGGCCCCGGAGTGGCAGGGGAGCATATGCCGCGGACCAAGAACCCAAGTCGTGGCTTTTCCTCCCCGCGGCCAGAGCCGGCCGGGCACCCAACGCCTCACGGAACACGG aaatattcCCAAGAGATTTGAACTTAAAAGACAAATTCATAAAACATTTCACAG GGCCAGTCACATTTTCAGCTGAATGTAGCAAACATTTCCATCGACTCTATCACAACACTAGGGATTGTTCAACACCAGCTT ATTACAAGAGATGTGCTAGATTGCTAACAAGATTAGCAGTGAGTCCCTTGTGCTCACAGACCTAG